The following is a genomic window from Nitrososphaerota archaeon.
CCGCGCTCCTCGATGCGTTCCCTGACGCCAACCATGTCGCGCTCTGCAGGTACGATTATCAGGTCGAAGAGATCCGGAAAAGGTACGGCTCCAGCTGGACCGTCCCGGACGAAGTCGTCAGCGGCCGTGGCCTGCTGGCTGCCACCGACCTTTTCGTCGGCATGGGTGGTACAATGACCGCGGAGGCCGCGCTGATGGGGATCCCTGCCATCTCCGCCTTCCAGGGCTCGCTCTACACCGACAGGTACCTCCGATCGGTGGGGCTCCTGGCGAAGGCGGGATCCAAGGCGTCGCTCCTGTCTCACGCCAGGCTTCTCCTCAGGGACGGGTTCAGGACGAGGCTGGCGGAGAAGGCAAGACGCATCTTGAATTCGATGGAAGACCCGGTCCCCCAGATAGTAAGGTCGGTCCAGAGCGCCGTCAATCAAGCCTAAATCACCAGCGAGACCTGCGTCGTCCCGCAGCCCGGTCGTCTAGTTGGTCAAGGATGGAGGCCTTTGGAGCCTTCGACCCTGGTTCGAATCCAGGCCGGGCTATCGCATTGACCAGGTCGGGGCCTGCTCGGTTCATGCAGTCTGGCCACCAGGCTCGGTGCAGCCCCTGGGCGAACGGAGCGGGAAGCTCCCCTCGCGACCATCGGAGCGCGGATCGGGCCGTTCCTGTCCCCCTCTCTTTCCCATGCGCCTGCGGGAGCCTGCCCCTAGGTGGCGCTCTGGTAGAGCGCTCCCATGATGCTTGCGAGGTCCTCTTCCAGAGACGAGAACGCTATGCCAGAAACCAGATGGACCTGAAGGAACGCGTTCCCCTTGACGCAGAACCCGTTGACCACGGCTATGTTGTCGACGTCCTCTCCATATCCATAGCATGCCCCGTAGCGCTGGAACGGGGTCAGGATCGCAGAGACGTCGGTGTAGCCGGGGAGGCCCCTGACCCCGGCGACGAGGCTGTCGAAGTACGCCAAGGAGGCGTTGGCGGAGGGGAACACGATCGCGGTTACGTTCGCTTCCGAGCCGTCGGAGTTCTGCAGGGTGGCCCAGTAGCTGCTGACGGAGGGCTGCTGCACCGACGTCGCGAGGGTGAAACCTGCGGGGTCGGCCTGCGCGGCGGAGGCCACGATGGCGTCGGCCCCTCTGGAGACTGTGGTGCTTCCGGTCGTCGGCGCAAGCGGTGTCGAGGTCGGAAGGGCGAGCAGCACCGCCCCCGCCGCCACGATGACGACCACTACGACGACCAGCATGACGCGTCCGGCGACCCTGGCTCCTGGAGCCCTGGGCGGGGAAGCTACGACTCCCCCGTCATCTGATCGATGGGAGCGCCTTCGGACGGATGCGTTCAGAGGGCGTCCCCTGCATGGCCGGCCCTGTCCTTCCAAACCGCCTGGAGCCTCCACAGACCTGAACAACGGAGGGATGCCCAGATGCCTTTTCAAAAAGCTCTTGGTCTCCGCGGGGGATTACCAGCGGTCCCCTCACCTCTCCACGCGGATGGCGCGCAGCCCGCGCCGGACGGGAGCCCCCGACCGCCCACGTCTACACGAGGTTGACCGCGAAACCCAGCATGAACCCGACGAAGACCCCGGCATAGGTGACCCCGAGGCTCCACTCGTAAGGCTGAGAGAGCAGATGTCTCAGCATCGGGAGGATGACGTAGAGCATCGTCCCTATCGCGAGGCCGTAGAAGACCAGGTCGAAAGCAGTCGCATTGTAGAAGTATCCGATGCCCCCTCCCAGGATGGTGGGTAACCCTCCTACGAACAGGGCCGCGGCTATGGTGCCTCCCTTTCTTTCCGTCGAGCCGAGGAAGGGGGACGCTATGGGGAAACCTTCAGTGGAGTTCTGGAAAACGAACCCCACGAGCACCACCAGTGCGGTGCCCGTCAGACCTATGCCCACGCTCAAGGCGCCGAAAAGAAGCCCTTCGGCCAAGTTCTGGAACGCGATCCCCAGGGCGATGAAAAGTGCCAGCTGGACGGGACTGTGCCCCACCTTGCTCCTGTTCCCGACCACGAAGAGGAGCAGGAACCCTGACGTCAGCGACAGAGCGAACACAAGGTCGTAGGCAGCTGACGAGCCGTAGCCGTACAGCGAGCCGTTGTAGAGAGAGCCGGCCGCGTCGAGGAAGACGTCGCTTATCAGGAAAACCAGTATGCCGACAGCCACGGCGCTCAGGAAGCTCGCCGTCTTCAGGTCTTGGTTCCTGCGGAGGATGAGGGGGAGTGAAAGGTAGATCGAGAAACCCATGACCGCCGAGAGCGCAAGGGACTCGACGAGGCTGACCATCCTAGGCCGCGAAATAACATATGTTATAACCGTTTACTCGGTCGCTCTCAGCTCCCCCTGTTGCCTGCAACCCTTAATGGTAAGAGAACGATTTGCCGGAGTGCTATGTCCCCGAGACCTAGCCTGGCGGAGCCCTCTGGGAAAGCCGCCGAGCTGTACCGCAAGCTCCCGAGCGGCAGGGTCCAGTGCACGGCCTGTGCCAGGCAGTGCCAGATAGGGGAGGGACAGGTCGGATTCTGCGGGGTACGCGGGGTCGTAGGAGGGAGCCTCTACCTCCTCGTCTATGGCAGGGTGATGGCTGGCCATATCGACCCCATAGAGAAGAAGCCCGTGGTGCACTACAGGCCCGGGTCCAAGATATTCTCAATCGCCACGAGCGGGTGTTCGTGGGCGTGCTCTTACTGCCAGAACAGCGACATCAGTCAGCTGAGGAAGATAGAGGGGATCGAAGCAACTCCCGAAGAGCTGGTAGACAACGCCCTTCGGTACGGCTGCGAGGGGATGGCCTACACCTACAACCAGCCGACGATTTTCATGGAGTACGCCAGGGACGTCGGGAGGATCGCGAGGTCGAAGGGCCTCTTCAACATCTTCGTCTCCAACGGCTACGACACCCCGGAGGCCGTCGCAATGATGGACGACTTCCTGGATTGCGTGACCGTCGACTTCAAGGGGAGCGGGGAGACGGGGTTCGTCAGGAGATACATCTCTATTCCCGACGCTGACCCCATCTTCCAGAGCCTCTTGGAGATCAAACGCCGGGCGAAGGTCCACATGGAGATAACAGACCTGGTCGTCCCCCAGGTCGGAGAGTCCCTGGACGCGGCTGAGAAGCTCTGTCGGTTCGTCTACGAAAACCTCGGGCCCGACACCCCGGTCCACTTCCTCCGATTTCATCCCGACTATAAGATGATGGACCTTCCATGGACCCCCGTCGAGACCCTGGAGCGGCACGTCGCCATCGGGAGGAAGGCGGGGCTCAACTACGTCTACGTGGGGAACGTCCCAGGCCACCCCGACGAGAGCACCTACTGTCCCGGGTGCAAGGCGGTCCTGGTCAAGCGCCACGGATATGAGATCCTCGGTTACAATCTGGACGGGAAGAGCAGGTGCGTGTCGTGCGGGTACCAGACCCCAATCGTCGGGCCCCTGAGCAGGTCCTTCTCGGAAGACAGGTTCGTCTCGGTTATCGGATAGGTATCGCCGCTTCCAGCTTCTGCTTCACGAACCTCTCCGCGTCCAGGAGCGCCTTACACCCATCCGCCGCGGCGGTGATGGCCTGCCTGTAGCGGAAGTCGTGCACGTCTCCGGCGACGAAGACCCCCGGCACGCTGCTCTCAGTATGGTTCTTCACGGCGATATACCCCTTCGGGTCGAGTTCCAACTCCCCCCTGAACACGTCAGTGTTGGGCTCGTATCCGATCGCTACGAAGAGCCCGTCCACCGGGAGCTCGCTCTCGGCTCCAGTCTTCAGGTTCCTGACCTTGACTCCCTGCACCTTCCCGCTCCCTATCACATCGGTGACGGCCGAGTCCCAGACGAAGCTGATCTTTGGGTTCTCTTCGGCTTCTTTCTTCAGGGCGGCGCTCGCTCTGAGCTCGTCCCTCCGATGGATGACCTGGACCGTGGAAGCGAACTTGGTAAGGAACGTGGCCTCCTCCATGGCAGTGTCCCCCCCGCCCACCACGGCGACCTTCTTCCCACGGAAGAAGAAGCCGTCGCAGACTGCGCAGTTGGAGACCCCTTTGCCCATGAGCTTCATCTCCGACTC
Proteins encoded in this region:
- the amrS gene encoding AmmeMemoRadiSam system radical SAM enzyme, with protein sequence MSPRPSLAEPSGKAAELYRKLPSGRVQCTACARQCQIGEGQVGFCGVRGVVGGSLYLLVYGRVMAGHIDPIEKKPVVHYRPGSKIFSIATSGCSWACSYCQNSDISQLRKIEGIEATPEELVDNALRYGCEGMAYTYNQPTIFMEYARDVGRIARSKGLFNIFVSNGYDTPEAVAMMDDFLDCVTVDFKGSGETGFVRRYISIPDADPIFQSLLEIKRRAKVHMEITDLVVPQVGESLDAAEKLCRFVYENLGPDTPVHFLRFHPDYKMMDLPWTPVETLERHVAIGRKAGLNYVYVGNVPGHPDESTYCPGCKAVLVKRHGYEILGYNLDGKSRCVSCGYQTPIVGPLSRSFSEDRFVSVIG
- the trxB gene encoding thioredoxin-disulfide reductase codes for the protein MEDSAEKLVIIGSGPAGLTAAIYGCRADLAPLVFTGTKYGGQLMLTSEVENFPGFPDPVLGPDLVGKMRAQAERLGARLVQEDVIGVDFKKYPFEVRTGTGVTRALSVIVATGANPRRLNLESEMKLMGKGVSNCAVCDGFFFRGKKVAVVGGGDTAMEEATFLTKFASTVQVIHRRDELRASAALKKEAEENPKISFVWDSAVTDVIGSGKVQGVKVRNLKTGAESELPVDGLFVAIGYEPNTDVFRGELELDPKGYIAVKNHTESSVPGVFVAGDVHDFRYRQAITAAADGCKALLDAERFVKQKLEAAIPIR